A single region of the Silene latifolia isolate original U9 population chromosome 8, ASM4854445v1, whole genome shotgun sequence genome encodes:
- the LOC141597070 gene encoding F-box/LRR-repeat protein At4g14103-like encodes MIRSTKRRRVPEIRDEGSLDRISSLPDELIGHILSFLPTLSALQTSLLSTRWKYLFTLTTSLSFDDQEYFDFHGIKTVNTAFEKFVSGVLTLHRVMSIQKFSLKLKRTCDYACSDFLLWINIAILKGVRHLNLYISYQQISLPNCILCSQNLVALQINSVIHKVDLKVPMLACLPSLRVCKLCKVTFLDAESIKRFFVGCPQLKELILLHCQLAADHFQISALALEKLTVYLCRGHMEIDAPNLASLSYLCTCSDVMTLLLKKSCSPSTVHVGFHSYEFHGPLSQYVLNLIIGAQNARELILTLNAPKLLIRLDDNQIPTYSKLESLHLDFCCKDTWKYVTFWLANSPQLETIVFNMGLLHAATCGTEQEHKWRTSMELAPFSSNVKIIEVHQFKGGKTELLLLNYLLENARALKRLILFKYGSMTIEEELQVSKELLMLPKTSTHCTIELK; translated from the exons ATGATTCGTTCTACAAAGCGTCGTAGAGTTCCGGAAATAAGAGATGAAGGCAGTTTGGACAGAATTAGTAGCTTACCTGATGAGTTAATTGGTCACATTCTTTCGTTCCTCCCAACATTGAGTGCACTGCAGACTAGTTTGTTGTCAACTAGATGGAAGTATCTTTTCACATTAACAACTAGCCTTTCTTTTGATGATCAAGAATATTTTGATTTTCATGGAATTAAAACTGTCAATACGGCTTTTGAGAAGTTTGTTTCTGGAGTACTCACGTTGCATAGAGTAATGTCAATTCAGAAGTTCAGTTTGAAACTTAAACGCACCTGCGATTATGCTTGTTCAGACTTCCTTTTGTGGATTAATATTGCAATACTGAAGGGAGTTCGGCATCTAAATCTGTACATTTCGTACCAACAAATCTCTTTGCCCAACTGCATCCTCTGTTCTCAAAATTTGGTGGCACTACAAATTAATTCAGTCATACACAAGGTGGACTTGAAAGTCCCTATGTTAGCGTGTTTACCAAGCCTCAGAGTTTGTAAACTTTGCAAAGTAACATTCTTGGATGCGGAGTCCATTAAAAGGTTCTTTGTTGGTTGTCCACAGCTGAAAGAGTTGATTCTTCTCCACTGTCAATTGGCTGCAGATCATTTTCAGATTTCTGCTTTAGCACTTGAAAAACTGACGGTGTACTTGTGTCGAGGTCATATGGAGATTGATGCCCCAAATTTAGCAAGTTTATCATACTTGTGCACATGTTCTGATGTTATGACCTTGTTGTTGAAGAAATCATGCTCTCCTTCTACGGTTCATGTGGGTTTTCATTCCTATGAATTTCATGGCCCTCTTTCTCAATATGTCCTCAATCTTATTATAGGTGCCCAAAATGCCAGAGAGTTAATTTTGACATTAAACGCTCCCAAG CTTCTTATCAGGCTAGACGATAACCAGATACCTACATACTCTAAGTTGGAAAGCCTGCACCTTGATTTTTGTTGCAAGGATACATGGAAGTATGTGACATTCTGGCTAGCAAACTCACCTCAACTTGAGACCATTGTCTTTAATATG GGCCTTCTTCATGCCGCTACATGTGGTACAGAGCAGGAGCACAAGTGGCGCACGAGTATGGAACTTGCTCCATTTTCATCTAATGTTAAAATTATTGAAGTTCATCAATTTAAGGGCGGGAAAACGGAGCTACTACTTTTAAACTATCTGCTTGAGAATGCCAGGGCATTGAAGAGGTTGATTCTATTTAAATATGGCTCTATGACGATCGAGGAGGAGTTACAGGTGAGCAAGGAGTTGCTGATGTTGCCCAAAACTTCGACACACTGTACTATAGAATTGAAATAG